The Anolis carolinensis isolate JA03-04 chromosome 2, rAnoCar3.1.pri, whole genome shotgun sequence genome has a window encoding:
- the LOC134296698 gene encoding uncharacterized protein LOC134296698, producing MQGSKGKPLQTSRLQTKRDSLPEEIGFKEILLEMQKIALRQDTQFQALHEEIQSFKQELKEEMKSIKEDLENVKKENQKMIKLHDKLEFRVEKFENLNQKSQLQMEMIEKRELVYQLRFRNLEETAKENLKQIITDILAELMNTSTEEIDQNLDRVYRINTGYSKRNKTRDVIITFGRKCIRDEILRENAKRSIFYKDKRVIIMKEVSQQSLARRRKYNFLTEELIKRKIKFRWEKTEGITVTLNDTRHWLNTEEKARAFYTAHIKEKSHTQSTKSYKTHGKGKQANMQDRKLAEKETVEEEDDLEEEEEKTNNAKSERNFSTCNPFQPERR from the coding sequence ATGCAAGGTTCAAAGGGAAAGCCTTTACAAACCTCAAGACTTCAGACTAAGAGAGACTCACTTCCAGAGGAGATCGGGTTCAAAGAGATTCtacttgagatgcaaaaaatagCACTCAGACAAGACACGCAATTTCAGGCCTTACATGAAGAAATTCAAAGTTTTAAACAAGAGTTAAAAGAGGAAATGAAATCGATAAAAGAAGACTTAGAAAACGTgaagaaggaaaatcaaaaaatGATTAAATTGCATGACAAGTTGGAGTTCAGGGTTGAGAAATTTGAAAATCTGAATCAAAAATCCCAGTTACAAATGGAAATGATAGAAAAAAGAGAATTAGTATATCAATTAAGATTCAGGAATTTAGAAGAGACAGCAAAggaaaatttaaaacaaataataacagaTATATTAGCAGAATTGATGAACACCAGTACGGAGGAGATTGATCAAAATTTGGATAGAGTATACCGAATTAATACAGGTTACTCTAAGAGAAACAAAACAAGAGATGTGATAATAACTTTTGGTAGGAAATGCATAAGAGATGAAATTCTAAGAGAAAATGCAAAAAGATCGATCTTCTACAAAGATAAAAGGGTGATTATCATGAAAGAAGTCTCGCAGCAAAGCCTGGCCAGACGTAGAAAGTATAATTTCCTGACTGAAGAACTGATTAAAAGAAAGATCAAATTTAGGTGGGAGAAAACAGAGGGTATTACAGTGACTCTTAACGATACAAGACACTGGCTCAATACTGAGGAGAAGGCTAGAGCCTTCTACACAGCACATATAAAAGAGAAATCACACACGCAATCGACAAAAAGTTACAAGACACATGGAAAAGGTAAACAAGCTAATATGCAAGATAGAAAACTGGCCGAGAAGGAGACAGTAGAAGAGGAAGATgatctagaagaagaagaagagaaaactaATAATGCCAAAAGTGAGAGaaacttttccacttgcaatCCCTTTCAGCCTGAGAGACGTTAA